One window of the Paenibacillus beijingensis genome contains the following:
- a CDS encoding GerAB/ArcD/ProY family transporter, whose product MESPRQITVLQATAIVVSTIIGVGVLALPSIAVKVADTGAPLVTLLGVAIAVVGLVLITLLGIRFPNQSIMQYSEDIIGKWPAWIGSACLIAFFAVLTSLTAREFGEVVETSVLQMTSLEVTVIVMLLLAAISARNDITTLAYIHFFYSPILIFPIMLMLALSMKNADPLNRLPIWGNEAGGMLEGAVTVAALFQGSFIVTVVIPAMRRPEKVMTASLWGILIAGGHYVLIVAGAVSVFGAEEIKHLLWPTLELAKATSLPANVLERLDAAFLAVWVTAVFTTLYSSYFLVIHGISKLFRLRDHKMFSFFMLPFVFVMAMVPQNIFQMYRIIEVVGRFGLMMTIVYPGLLWTVSIIRKKRGDQVENKPMDETG is encoded by the coding sequence GTGGAATCGCCTCGCCAGATAACCGTGCTTCAAGCAACAGCGATTGTTGTCAGTACCATTATCGGAGTAGGCGTGCTTGCATTGCCTTCCATAGCCGTAAAAGTAGCGGATACGGGGGCACCGCTCGTTACTTTGCTTGGAGTGGCGATCGCCGTCGTCGGGTTGGTGCTCATTACGCTGCTCGGCATTCGTTTTCCAAACCAATCCATCATGCAATACAGCGAGGACATTATCGGAAAATGGCCCGCCTGGATCGGAAGCGCCTGCTTGATCGCCTTCTTTGCCGTTCTGACCTCGCTAACCGCCCGCGAGTTCGGTGAAGTCGTCGAAACGTCAGTTCTGCAAATGACCTCGCTGGAAGTGACGGTTATTGTGATGCTGCTATTGGCGGCCATTTCCGCCCGCAACGATATCACCACGCTTGCTTACATTCATTTCTTTTATTCCCCTATCCTAATTTTTCCAATAATGCTGATGCTTGCGCTTTCCATGAAAAATGCCGATCCACTTAACCGGCTGCCGATTTGGGGGAATGAAGCCGGCGGAATGCTCGAAGGTGCCGTTACAGTGGCTGCTCTTTTTCAGGGATCCTTTATCGTGACCGTTGTCATACCGGCGATGCGCCGGCCAGAGAAGGTGATGACAGCAAGTTTATGGGGCATTCTCATTGCCGGAGGACATTACGTCCTGATTGTGGCGGGAGCGGTCAGCGTATTCGGTGCCGAAGAGATCAAACATTTGTTATGGCCTACCTTGGAATTGGCCAAGGCGACATCTTTGCCTGCGAATGTTTTGGAACGGCTGGATGCGGCCTTTCTTGCGGTCTGGGTGACGGCTGTTTTTACAACGCTGTACTCGAGCTATTTTCTTGTCATTCACGGGATAAGCAAGCTGTTTCGTTTACGGGACCATAAGATGTTTTCTTTTTTCATGCTGCCTTTTGTTTTTGTGATGGCAATGGTGCCTCAAAATATTTTTCAGATGTACCGAATCATCGAGGTCGTGGGAAGGTTCGGTCTTATGATGACGATTGTTTATCCCGGTCTGCTGTGGACCGTCTCCATTATTCGTAAGAAAAGAGGGGATCAGGTTGAAAATAAACCGATGGATGAAACCGGTTAA
- a CDS encoding type IA DNA topoisomerase yields MKTLIIAEKPDMGRTIAAVVEPKAVNRRTYLEGERYIVTWAIGHLVGLAEPDSYDAKYKRWNEHDLPIIPDRFKLKPNPRTKDQLKTIGELAKRCGRLVNACDAGREGQLIFHLIRTYLKLNQPAQRLWISDLTAETIRKGFDNLRSDNDYDDLTRAASARSEADWLIGMNASRAFTIRHRALLSVGRVQTPVLALLYDRYRELSDFKPETYYVVSAVMEQLSSSYRGVWQGERLTDKGKAEAIAAKVKGKPGRIQSYDVTESKEYPYRLYDLTLLQREANGKYGFSAKKTLDLAQALYEKHKVISYPRTNSNYVTEENLPVMGKVLSMLGGTSYADLVQGADRSRVHKGNKAVCNPSKVEDHHAILPTPKKAPILSADENKIYDMIVRRFLSHYYPPAIYNNHTVMTEVEQELFRTRIKQQLAPGWKVTQAAGAEDNKKSSKKKGKADSEEDDEQLTDSAFAVDPALPVQCTDSVAQEKATQPPKSYTEGTLLKAMESAGKTMEDEELRETMKDSGLGTPATRAATIERLKQVGYITLSGKKLDITSKGVAAVELIRGAGVELLASPVMTGQWEQRLVQISRGEASDERFMEQVKQFARVIVDKVKQQPPAPPGTFEDEGGTAGRKGRGGAKASRSAAAKRSGSSGRSGTAPSGEAAVPGVPDGESVHSSRSGGTAAAVRTPAAPSSPAKGAAAGLVALEACPRAGCGGSIIEGKRGYGCSRYREGCGFVIWKEQQGKKVSVPMLKSLISKGATSVLTFKNKDGTSYKGKWVLSDRAKGTLSIRSET; encoded by the coding sequence CTGAAAACGTTAATTATTGCGGAAAAACCGGACATGGGACGGACGATTGCCGCCGTAGTGGAACCTAAGGCGGTCAATCGCCGGACTTATTTGGAAGGCGAGCGTTACATCGTGACATGGGCGATCGGCCATCTTGTCGGATTGGCGGAGCCCGATTCCTACGACGCCAAATATAAACGGTGGAACGAACATGATTTGCCCATTATTCCCGATCGCTTCAAGCTGAAGCCTAACCCGAGGACAAAAGATCAGCTCAAGACGATCGGCGAACTCGCGAAGCGGTGCGGAAGGCTTGTGAACGCCTGCGATGCCGGGAGGGAGGGGCAGCTTATTTTTCATCTGATCCGTACCTACCTGAAGCTCAATCAGCCCGCCCAGCGGTTGTGGATATCCGACTTAACCGCCGAAACGATTCGCAAAGGGTTCGACAACCTGCGCAGCGATAACGATTATGACGATCTGACACGGGCGGCAAGCGCCAGAAGCGAGGCCGATTGGCTGATCGGAATGAACGCCTCCCGCGCCTTCACGATCCGCCATCGGGCGCTGCTGTCGGTCGGACGCGTGCAGACGCCGGTGCTTGCGCTGTTGTATGACCGTTACCGGGAATTGAGCGATTTTAAACCGGAAACTTATTATGTCGTCAGCGCCGTCATGGAGCAGTTGTCCTCATCCTACCGCGGCGTTTGGCAGGGAGAGAGGCTGACCGATAAAGGGAAAGCGGAGGCGATCGCCGCCAAGGTGAAAGGCAAGCCGGGACGCATCCAGTCGTACGATGTGACGGAAAGCAAGGAATATCCATACCGGCTTTACGACTTGACGCTGCTGCAGCGGGAGGCGAACGGAAAATACGGCTTCTCCGCCAAAAAAACGCTTGACCTTGCACAAGCGCTCTATGAAAAGCACAAAGTCATTTCGTATCCGCGAACCAATTCCAACTATGTGACGGAAGAAAATTTGCCTGTCATGGGCAAGGTGCTGTCGATGCTTGGCGGCACATCTTATGCCGATCTGGTGCAGGGAGCGGACCGCAGCCGTGTACATAAAGGAAACAAAGCGGTATGCAATCCTTCCAAGGTCGAGGATCACCATGCTATTTTGCCGACGCCGAAGAAGGCACCCATTTTAAGCGCGGACGAGAACAAGATTTATGATATGATCGTGCGCCGCTTTCTTTCTCATTATTATCCTCCGGCAATCTATAACAATCATACGGTGATGACCGAGGTGGAACAGGAGCTGTTCCGGACGCGAATTAAGCAGCAGCTTGCTCCCGGCTGGAAAGTGACGCAGGCAGCGGGGGCGGAGGACAACAAAAAATCGTCCAAAAAGAAAGGCAAAGCCGATTCGGAGGAAGACGATGAGCAGCTCACCGATTCGGCGTTTGCCGTCGATCCCGCGCTTCCGGTGCAGTGCACCGATTCAGTGGCGCAGGAGAAAGCGACGCAGCCGCCCAAATCGTATACCGAGGGCACACTGCTCAAAGCGATGGAGAGCGCGGGAAAGACGATGGAGGACGAGGAGCTGCGCGAAACGATGAAAGACAGCGGACTTGGTACGCCGGCAACGCGCGCTGCTACGATTGAACGGTTGAAGCAGGTCGGATATATAACGCTCAGCGGCAAAAAACTCGATATTACGTCCAAGGGAGTCGCAGCAGTGGAGCTGATCCGCGGCGCGGGCGTCGAACTGCTCGCATCGCCTGTCATGACCGGACAATGGGAGCAGCGGCTTGTGCAGATCTCCCGGGGCGAAGCATCCGACGAACGGTTCATGGAGCAGGTGAAGCAGTTCGCCCGCGTGATCGTTGACAAAGTAAAGCAGCAGCCTCCCGCGCCACCGGGAACGTTTGAGGATGAGGGCGGTACAGCCGGCCGTAAAGGGCGGGGAGGAGCAAAAGCTTCCCGCAGCGCTGCCGCTAAACGCTCCGGAAGCTCCGGTCGCTCCGGAACCGCCCCGTCCGGCGAAGCGGCAGTACCGGGCGTACCGGACGGGGAAAGCGTACACAGTTCCCGAAGCGGCGGTACTGCAGCGGCTGTACGTACTCCGGCTGCTCCGTCATCCCCCGCCAAAGGAGCGGCGGCTGGTTTAGTCGCGCTGGAGGCTTGTCCGAGAGCGGGCTGCGGCGGCTCGATTATCGAGGGCAAGCGCGGGTACGGCTGCAGCCGCTACCGGGAAGGGTGCGGTTTTGTCATCTGGAAGGAGCAGCAGGGGAAAAAAGTATCGGTGCCGATGCTTAAATCGCTGATCTCCAAAGGCGCCACTTCCGTGCTGACGTTCAAGAACAAGGACGGCACTTCCTATAAAGGCAAGTGGGTGCTGAGCGACCGCGCCAAGGGTACGCTCAGTATCCGGTCCGAAACGTAA
- a CDS encoding Ger(x)C family spore germination protein: MKINRWMKPVKIVSGMLLFFPLLTGCWDRLEIEDRAVVLGISIDVAEKEAENKEDEIAHLRGSFPAPDKEMIRVAVQIALPGKIPLGPGEGGSGGSKGSDQTIWVISVVGHSIDDALMGLQQQISSRLFLGHLRIIVVSEDIARKGLQNFNDYFRRDSQVRRMAWMIVAHGNAEAIMKAAPKLERVPTLYLMSTLDEAVKMGKFLEDYVGMFWSNSSKKGQEGFLPYVQIKKEQNVEIKGLAYFNNDKMVGVTKPLEIASYLGIKGVNPDGLRTFVRVDGGWKTISLFAFNRKSKIDVRIKNGRPHIHATILYEVNVEEKISEQFYVNTPEILAQIERDDQKRIKKLHEEVIEKTQKQGADIFGFGEYVRAKNRGIGIVISKRKKMAGNV, translated from the coding sequence TTGAAAATAAACCGATGGATGAAACCGGTTAAAATCGTATCCGGAATGCTCCTGTTCTTTCCGCTTCTGACCGGGTGCTGGGACCGTCTTGAAATCGAGGACCGGGCCGTCGTTTTAGGGATATCGATTGACGTCGCGGAGAAGGAAGCTGAAAACAAAGAAGATGAGATTGCGCATCTTCGCGGCTCTTTTCCCGCACCGGATAAAGAAATGATCCGCGTCGCCGTACAGATCGCCCTTCCGGGGAAAATTCCGCTCGGACCGGGAGAAGGGGGAAGCGGAGGGAGCAAGGGCTCAGACCAAACGATTTGGGTGATCAGTGTGGTGGGACATTCGATTGACGATGCGCTAATGGGTTTGCAGCAGCAAATTTCAAGCAGACTGTTTTTGGGACATTTGCGCATCATCGTCGTATCCGAAGATATTGCCAGAAAAGGATTGCAAAATTTCAACGATTATTTCCGGCGCGATTCTCAAGTACGAAGAATGGCGTGGATGATCGTTGCGCACGGAAATGCGGAAGCGATTATGAAAGCTGCGCCTAAACTGGAACGCGTACCGACGTTATATTTGATGTCCACGTTGGATGAAGCCGTGAAAATGGGCAAGTTTCTGGAAGACTACGTCGGAATGTTCTGGAGCAACTCCTCGAAGAAAGGCCAGGAAGGTTTTCTTCCTTATGTGCAAATAAAGAAAGAACAAAATGTTGAAATCAAGGGATTGGCTTATTTTAATAACGATAAAATGGTCGGTGTTACGAAACCGCTTGAAATCGCATCCTATTTGGGGATCAAAGGGGTGAATCCGGACGGGCTTCGGACTTTTGTGAGAGTGGATGGTGGTTGGAAAACGATTTCGCTTTTTGCATTCAACCGCAAATCCAAAATTGACGTCCGGATCAAAAACGGCCGTCCGCATATTCATGCGACCATCCTTTATGAGGTTAACGTCGAAGAAAAAATAAGTGAGCAATTTTACGTCAATACCCCGGAAATACTCGCCCAAATCGAACGTGATGACCAAAAAAGGATTAAAAAACTTCACGAAGAAGTGATTGAAAAAACGCAGAAGCAAGGAGCCGATATATTCGGATTTGGCGAATATGTGCGAGCGAAAAACCGGGGTATTGGAATCGTCATATCAAAACGAAAGAAAATGGCAGGAAATGTATAA
- a CDS encoding glucosaminidase domain-containing protein: MRYTEGAAILTPEDIRNIRSYVHTKHNDMPIERRAQMIADAAGRIIHRQLPDFKEAVKHEITRRLIRTTMNKKSKTVLASDILSVCLELNLREDDMKHPLRKWIGQKLDLSLEVSEFQEAITKVRSMKQQSGDAGAHQLWQTLKNQLLRERQYAAGFKSVSRLAAAGTVEVPVEAPGVQRSRVMGYALLFMLFAFSIIIYGLKLFSAPADDPSKLAGNETGTIMETNQTRTAEAGQKAEKVISSPPPAQKTVKKAVPGNELPPYLRYQTIDADKLKAFLRSRNSLLAANDAMHAIISAAKRYDINPLLMYAITGQEQSFVPATGEVAKKIANNPFNVYHSWQEFNSNIQESASIAAKTIVTLSARRPGEVDPITWINRKYAEDPNWANGVRSILKMLEEIAGTPGGP, encoded by the coding sequence TTGCGTTATACCGAGGGCGCCGCAATTTTGACGCCTGAGGACATCCGAAATATACGTTCTTACGTTCATACGAAACATAACGATATGCCGATTGAACGGCGGGCTCAAATGATTGCCGATGCCGCTGGCCGGATCATTCACCGCCAGCTTCCCGATTTTAAGGAAGCAGTGAAGCACGAAATCACCCGTCGCCTGATTCGAACAACGATGAATAAGAAAAGCAAGACGGTTTTGGCAAGCGATATTTTGTCGGTATGTTTGGAACTAAATTTGCGTGAAGACGATATGAAGCATCCGCTGCGAAAGTGGATCGGTCAAAAATTGGACCTGTCGCTTGAAGTTTCGGAGTTCCAGGAAGCAATAACAAAAGTGCGCAGCATGAAGCAGCAATCCGGTGACGCCGGGGCACATCAGCTTTGGCAAACGTTAAAAAATCAGCTTTTACGGGAGCGGCAATATGCGGCGGGATTTAAATCCGTTTCCCGGCTCGCTGCTGCAGGCACGGTTGAGGTTCCGGTTGAAGCCCCGGGCGTGCAGCGTTCCCGCGTCATGGGATATGCGCTGCTGTTTATGCTGTTTGCTTTTTCAATTATAATATATGGCTTGAAGTTGTTTTCAGCTCCTGCAGATGACCCCTCCAAGCTGGCCGGCAACGAAACCGGTACTATTATGGAAACCAATCAAACACGGACAGCGGAAGCCGGTCAAAAGGCGGAAAAGGTCATTTCTTCACCCCCGCCTGCACAGAAAACGGTCAAGAAGGCTGTTCCCGGCAATGAACTTCCGCCATATTTGCGGTACCAGACGATTGATGCGGACAAGCTCAAAGCTTTTTTGCGAAGCCGCAATTCGCTGCTGGCCGCAAATGATGCGATGCATGCGATCATTTCCGCCGCCAAGCGCTACGATATCAATCCGCTCCTGATGTATGCCATTACCGGGCAGGAACAGTCCTTTGTTCCTGCGACCGGCGAAGTGGCGAAAAAGATTGCCAACAATCCGTTTAACGTGTACCACAGCTGGCAGGAATTCAACTCCAATATTCAGGAATCGGCATCGATTGCGGCGAAGACAATCGTCACGCTCAGCGCTCGGCGCCCCGGCGAAGTAGACCCGATTACGTGGATCAACCGCAAATACGCGGAAGATCCGAATTGGGCGAACGGCGTGCGCAGCATACTTAAGATGCTGGAGGAAATTGCGGGTACGCCCGGAGGGCCATAA
- a CDS encoding spore germination protein — translation MLFMNQNRKSNKPAAASVPNQALETYKDVKIDGLLENTIAFFNGILGDSDDFVHRRFHVFGRYHAVMFYYSNMIEQGTINTEILKPFMYVPAHLEGKDIGIDRLKDILLNDSLYHSEGKLEWRLNELVEGLLRGQTVVAVDGLDEAFLIGTRSIDKRGIEQPATEQVIRGPRDGFIEPLGSNIALIRYRLQTADLRVTTMEIGRRTKSKVAVCRMEGITDPDLVKEVNRRLHNIDIDAVMDSGYLEQFLEDNHLSPFPQVQYTERPDKVVANLLEGRVAILVDGSPLALVVPTVFNQFYQTVEDYTERFLLMSSIRLARLVALLFSLVLPALYVAIISFNPELIPTEFAVAVAGGRAGVPFPAVVEVLIIEVSMEVLREATIRLPQQVGGALSIVGVLVIGQAAVAAGFASPISVVIIALTTIGSFATPAYNAALALRLLRFPLIIMAGMFGLYGIMVGLILITNHLLSLKSFGVPYLSPLVPVDAQGLKDLLIRGPLWSLQKRPSFLHPQEKTKLNSSTVDELQNPQHNVLEPTNGNKKKGE, via the coding sequence ATGCTCTTTATGAATCAGAACCGAAAATCGAACAAGCCGGCGGCTGCGTCTGTACCGAATCAAGCTCTGGAAACGTACAAGGATGTGAAAATAGACGGGCTGCTGGAAAATACGATTGCTTTTTTCAATGGCATATTAGGAGACAGCGATGACTTTGTCCACCGTCGCTTCCATGTGTTCGGGCGGTATCATGCGGTCATGTTTTACTACTCCAATATGATCGAGCAGGGGACCATAAACACCGAAATTTTGAAACCGTTTATGTATGTACCGGCCCATTTGGAAGGGAAGGACATCGGGATCGATCGGTTAAAGGACATTCTCCTGAACGATTCCTTGTACCACAGCGAAGGAAAGCTGGAATGGCGGCTTAATGAGCTGGTCGAAGGCCTGCTTCGCGGGCAGACTGTCGTCGCAGTCGATGGGTTGGACGAAGCTTTTCTGATCGGTACGCGCAGTATCGACAAGCGGGGAATCGAACAGCCTGCTACCGAGCAGGTTATCCGGGGACCGCGTGACGGCTTTATCGAGCCTTTGGGCTCGAATATCGCCCTGATCCGCTACCGGCTGCAGACGGCTGATTTACGCGTGACAACAATGGAAATCGGCCGCCGGACCAAATCGAAAGTGGCGGTTTGCCGGATGGAAGGCATCACGGATCCGGACCTTGTAAAGGAAGTCAACCGGCGTTTGCACAATATTGATATCGATGCGGTAATGGATTCAGGTTATCTGGAGCAATTTCTTGAGGACAATCATCTCTCCCCATTTCCCCAAGTTCAATACACGGAACGGCCGGACAAAGTCGTTGCCAACCTGCTGGAAGGCAGGGTTGCTATTTTGGTCGACGGATCTCCGTTAGCCCTTGTCGTTCCGACCGTTTTCAACCAATTTTATCAGACAGTCGAGGATTATACGGAACGCTTTCTGCTGATGAGCTCGATTCGGTTGGCAAGGCTTGTAGCCTTGCTCTTCTCGCTAGTCCTGCCTGCGCTTTATGTTGCGATTATTTCGTTCAATCCGGAGCTGATTCCAACCGAGTTTGCAGTAGCGGTAGCCGGTGGACGGGCAGGCGTTCCTTTCCCCGCCGTTGTTGAAGTGCTCATTATTGAAGTATCAATGGAAGTATTGCGCGAAGCGACAATCCGGCTGCCGCAGCAAGTCGGCGGCGCGCTGTCCATCGTCGGCGTGCTCGTGATCGGACAGGCGGCGGTGGCGGCAGGCTTTGCCAGTCCGATCTCCGTCGTTATTATTGCTTTGACGACAATCGGCTCGTTTGCAACGCCGGCTTATAATGCGGCCCTCGCCCTCCGGCTTCTGCGCTTTCCGCTCATCATTATGGCCGGAATGTTCGGACTGTACGGCATTATGGTCGGATTGATCCTGATTACGAATCATCTTCTTTCCTTAAAATCATTTGGCGTTCCTTACTTGAGTCCGCTTGTTCCCGTAGATGCTCAAGGGTTGAAGGATCTGCTTATTCGCGGGCCGTTATGGTCACTGCAGAAAAGACCTTCGTTTCTTCATCCACAGGAAAAGACCAAACTGAACAGCAGTACGGTGGACGAGCTTCAGAATCCGCAGCACAATGTGCTGGAACCGACCAATGGCAATAAGAAAAAGGGAGAGTGA
- a CDS encoding CLC_0170 family protein, with amino-acid sequence MIGIGKAFEFSIPLWFMSAYLILRLDAVGYKLRTMKKEARASRLIGWINVVLGILALIGSWFI; translated from the coding sequence ATGATAGGCATCGGCAAAGCCTTTGAATTTTCGATACCGTTATGGTTCATGAGCGCATACCTCATTCTGCGGCTGGATGCAGTCGGATATAAGCTGAGAACAATGAAAAAGGAAGCGAGAGCGAGCCGATTGATCGGCTGGATCAACGTTGTGCTCGGGATATTGGCATTGATCGGGAGTTGGTTCATATAG